A genomic stretch from Engraulis encrasicolus isolate BLACKSEA-1 chromosome 10, IST_EnEncr_1.0, whole genome shotgun sequence includes:
- the krt18a.1 gene encoding keratin, type I cytoskeletal 18 isoform X1, which produces MSLRSSYSVRSSRSNVPMAQTTIHRTSAAPAYRAASIYGGAGGHGTRISSVSYGGVRSGAPMGMGSSGGGGASFSMHVSGSDAMGGIMGNEKGAMQNLNDRLASYLEKVRSLEAANSKLEVQIRQALEKRGPDVNDYSRYQVILDELRKKVFDATCDNARLVLQIDNARLAADDFRVKYESELGIRQSVEADIVGLRKVIDDTNLNRMNLESEIESLKEELIFLKKNHDNEVMELRNQVAQSGVQVDVDAPKGQDLAQVMEEMRAKYEKMAQKNQEDLKKWHESQIQEIQVQITQSTEGLQGARTEVTDLRRQIQTLEIELESQRSLKGSLEGTLRDTEMRYNMEIEQLNEVLRGLEAELTQLRHNIQQQTHEYEALLNIKMKLEAEIATYRRLLDGEDFKLQDALQDQKTLKTKVTTVTQTLVDGKVVSSSTDTKERDY; this is translated from the exons ATGAGCCTCAGATCCTCATACAGCGTGCGCTCCAGCCGCAGCAACGTGCCCATGGCCCAGACCACCATCCACCGCACCTCTGCGGCGCCCGCCTACCGTGCGGCCAGCATCTACGGGGGCGCCGGGGGTCACGGCACCCGCATCTCCTCCGTCTCCTACGGTGGGGTGCGCAGCGGCGCCCCCATGGGCATGGGCTCCTCCGGCGGTGGTGGGGCCTCCTTCTCCATGCACGTGAGCGGCAGCGACGCCATGGGGGGCATCATGGGCAACGAGAAGGGCGCCATGCAGAACCTGAACGACCGCCTGGCCTCCTACCTGGAGAAGGTCCGGTCCCTGGAGGCCGCCAACAGCAAGCTGGAGGTGCAGATCCGCCAGGCGCTGGAGAAGAGAGGCCCCGACGTGAACGACTACAGCCGCTACCAGGTCATCCTGGACGAGCTCAGGAAGAAG GTGTTCGACGCCACTTGTGACAATGCCCGCCTGGTGCTCCAGATTGACAACGCCCGCCTGGCTGCCGATGACTTCAGAGTCAA GTATGAGTCAGAGCTTGGCATCCGCCAGTCTGTGGAGGCGGACATCGTGGGCCTGAGGAAGGTCATCGACGACACCAACCTGAACCGCATGAACCTGGAGAGCGAGATCGAGTCCCTGAAGGAGGAGCTCATCTTCCTCAAGAAGAACCACGACAAC GAGGTCATGGAGCTGCGTAACCAGGTCGCCCAGTCCGGCGTGCAGGTGGACGTGGACGCTCCCAAGGGTCAGGACCTCGCCCAGGTCATGGAGGAGATGCGGGCGAAATACGAGAAGATGGCACAGAAGAACCAGGAAGACCTCAAGAAGTGGCACGAATCACAG ATCCAAGAAATCCAGGTGCAGATCACACAGAGCACAGAAGGCCTGCAGGGCGCACGCACAGAGGTCACTGACCTCCGCAGACAGATCCAGACGCTGGAGATTGAGCTGGAGTCCCAGAGGAGCTTG AAAGGGTCGCTGGAAGGCACACTGCGCGACACGGAGATGCGCTACAACATGGAGATCGAACAACTGAACGAGGTGCTCCGGGGCCTGGAGGCGGAGCTGACGCAGCTGCGGCACAACATCCAGCAGCAGACGCACGAGTACGAGGCCCTGCTCAACATCAAGATGAAGCTGGAGGCCGAAATCGCCACCTACAGACGCCTGCTGGACGGCGAAGACTTCAA ACTTCAAGACGCCCTCCAGGACCAGAAGACACTAAAGACGAAGGTCACGACAGTCACGCAGACCCTGGTGGACGGAAAGGTGGTTTCCTCGAGCACAGACACCAAGGAACGGGACTACTAG
- the krt18a.1 gene encoding keratin, type I cytoskeletal 18 isoform X2, translating to MSLRSSYSVRSSRSNVPMAQTTIHRTSAAPAYRAASIYGGAGGHGTRISSVSYGGVRSGAPMGMGSSGGGGASFSMHVSGSDAMGGIMGNEKGAMQNLNDRLASYLEKVRSLEAANSKLEVQIRQALEKRGPDVNDYSRYQVILDELRKKVFDATCDNARLVLQIDNARLAADDFRVKYESELGIRQSVEADIVGLRKVIDDTNLNRMNLESEIESLKEELIFLKKNHDNEVMELRNQVAQSGVQVDVDAPKGQDLAQVMEEMRAKYEKMAQKNQEDLKKWHESQIQEIQVQITQSTEGLQGARTEVTDLRRQIQTLEIELESQRSLKGSLEGTLRDTEMRYNMEIEQLNEVLRGLEAELTQLRHNIQQQTHEYEALLNIKMKLEAEIATYRRLLDGEDFK from the exons ATGAGCCTCAGATCCTCATACAGCGTGCGCTCCAGCCGCAGCAACGTGCCCATGGCCCAGACCACCATCCACCGCACCTCTGCGGCGCCCGCCTACCGTGCGGCCAGCATCTACGGGGGCGCCGGGGGTCACGGCACCCGCATCTCCTCCGTCTCCTACGGTGGGGTGCGCAGCGGCGCCCCCATGGGCATGGGCTCCTCCGGCGGTGGTGGGGCCTCCTTCTCCATGCACGTGAGCGGCAGCGACGCCATGGGGGGCATCATGGGCAACGAGAAGGGCGCCATGCAGAACCTGAACGACCGCCTGGCCTCCTACCTGGAGAAGGTCCGGTCCCTGGAGGCCGCCAACAGCAAGCTGGAGGTGCAGATCCGCCAGGCGCTGGAGAAGAGAGGCCCCGACGTGAACGACTACAGCCGCTACCAGGTCATCCTGGACGAGCTCAGGAAGAAG GTGTTCGACGCCACTTGTGACAATGCCCGCCTGGTGCTCCAGATTGACAACGCCCGCCTGGCTGCCGATGACTTCAGAGTCAA GTATGAGTCAGAGCTTGGCATCCGCCAGTCTGTGGAGGCGGACATCGTGGGCCTGAGGAAGGTCATCGACGACACCAACCTGAACCGCATGAACCTGGAGAGCGAGATCGAGTCCCTGAAGGAGGAGCTCATCTTCCTCAAGAAGAACCACGACAAC GAGGTCATGGAGCTGCGTAACCAGGTCGCCCAGTCCGGCGTGCAGGTGGACGTGGACGCTCCCAAGGGTCAGGACCTCGCCCAGGTCATGGAGGAGATGCGGGCGAAATACGAGAAGATGGCACAGAAGAACCAGGAAGACCTCAAGAAGTGGCACGAATCACAG ATCCAAGAAATCCAGGTGCAGATCACACAGAGCACAGAAGGCCTGCAGGGCGCACGCACAGAGGTCACTGACCTCCGCAGACAGATCCAGACGCTGGAGATTGAGCTGGAGTCCCAGAGGAGCTTG AAAGGGTCGCTGGAAGGCACACTGCGCGACACGGAGATGCGCTACAACATGGAGATCGAACAACTGAACGAGGTGCTCCGGGGCCTGGAGGCGGAGCTGACGCAGCTGCGGCACAACATCCAGCAGCAGACGCACGAGTACGAGGCCCTGCTCAACATCAAGATGAAGCTGGAGGCCGAAATCGCCACCTACAGACGCCTGCTGGACGGCGAAGACTTCAAGTGA
- the krt8 gene encoding keratin, type II cytoskeletal 8 translates to MSYAKTSYKVTSSSSGTAPRSFSSRSYAGPSQSRQSYSVRSSYGSGGGMGMGMGMGMGGGMGGGGGYISSSSVYGLGSSMGGGMGMGMGGGAVAPITAVQVNKSLLAPLNLEIDPNIQVVRTQEKEQIKSLNNRFASFIDKVRFLEQQNKMLETKWNLLQGQTTTRSNIDSMFEAYISNLRRQLDSLGNDKMKLEADLHNMQGLVEDFKNKYEDEINKRTECENDFVLIKKDVDEAYMNKVELEAKLESLTDEINFLRQIYEEEIRELQSQIKDTSVVVEMDNSRNLDMDAIVAEVRAQYEDIANRSRAEAETWYKSKYEEMQTSATKYGDDLRSTKTEIADLNRMIQRLQSEIDAVKGQRANLEAQIAEAEERGEMAVRDAKMRIKDLEEALQRAKQDMARQIREYQDLMNVKLALDIEIATYRKLLEGEEDRLASGIQSINISKQSTSYSSFPMESSGSAYNSYSSGYSSRYGSGGGYSSGGYSSGGFSSGSGLGGFSGGSGLSDGSMTQSKKSVVIKMIETKDGKVVSESSEVVQD, encoded by the exons ATGTCCTACGCGAAAACCAGCTACAAAGTCACATCGTCCTCCTCCGGGACGGCTCCACGCAGCTTCAGCAGCCGCTCCTACGCAGGCCCCAGCCAGAGCAGGCAGAGCTACAGCGTGCGCAGCTCCTATGGATCCGGCGgaggcatggggatggggatggggatgggcatgggaGGTGGGATGGGTGGAGGCGGCGGGTACATCTCCAGCTCCTCGGTGTACGGCCTGGGCTCCAGCATGGGGGGAGgcatgggcatggggatgggcGGCGGGGCCGTGGCACCCATCACGGCCGTCCAGGTGAACAAGAGCCTGCTGGCCCCACTGAACCTGGAGATCGACCCCAACATCCAGGTCGTCCGCACCCAGGAGAAGGAGCAGATCAAGTCCCTCAACAACCGCTTCGCTTCCTTCATCGACAAG GTCCGCTTCTTGGAGCAGCAGAACAAGATGCTGGAGACCAAATGGAACCTTCTGCAGGGACAGACCACCACCCGCTCCAACATTGACTCCATGTTCGAGGCCTACATCTCCAACCTTCGCAGACAGCTCGACAGCCTGGGCAATGACAAGATGAAGCTGGAGGCCGACCTGCACAACATGCAGGGCCTGGTGGAGGACTTCAAGAACAA gTATGAAGACGAAATCAACAAGCGCACAGAATGTGAAAACGACTTTGTTCTCATCAAGAAG GATGTGGATGAGGCATACATGAACAAGGTGGAGCTGGAGGCCAAGCTGGAGAGCCTGACTGATGAGATCAACTTCCTGAGGCAGATCTACGAGGAG GAGATCCGTGAACTCCAGTCACAGATCAAAGACACCTCTGTTGTCGTGGAGATGGACAACAGCCGTAACCTGGACATGGACGCCATCGTGGCTGAAGTGCGCGCTCAGTATGAAGACATCGCCAACCGCAGCCGGGCTGAGGCCGAGACGTGGTACAAGAGCAAG TATGAAGAGATGCAGACCTCTGCCACCAAGTATGGAGATGATCTCAGATCGACGAAAACAGAGATCGCTGACCTCAACCGCATGATCCAGAGGCTGCAGTCTGAAATCGATGCCGTGAAAGGCCAG CGTGCCAACCTGGAGGCCCAGATCGCCGAGGCCGAGGAGCGCGGCGAGATGGCCGTGAGGGACGCCAAGATGCGCATCAAGGATCTGGAGGAGGCCCTGCAGAGAGCCAAGCAGGACATGGCCCGCCAGATCAGAGAGTACCAGGACCTGATGAACGTCAAACTCGCCCTCGACATCGAGATCGCCACATACAGGAAGCtgctggagggagaggaggacag GCTTGCAAGTGGAATCCAGTCCATCAACATCTCCAAACAGAGCA CGAGCTACAGCTCCTTCCCCATGGAGAGCTCCGGTAGCGCCTACAACAGCTACTCCAGTGGCTACTCCAGCAGATACGGCAGCGGCGGCGGATACAGCTCTGGCGGATACAGCTCTGGAGGATTCAGCTCCGGCAGCGGCCTTGGCGGATTCAGCGGCGGCAGCGGCCTCAGCGACGGCAGCATGACCCAGAGCAAGAAGAGCGTGGTCATCAAGATGATCGAGACCAAGGATGGCAAAGTGGTATCCGAATCCTCTGAGGTCGTCCAGGATTGA